In the genome of Calliopsis andreniformis isolate RMS-2024a chromosome 10, iyCalAndr_principal, whole genome shotgun sequence, one region contains:
- the LOC143184403 gene encoding uncharacterized protein LOC143184403 isoform X1, whose protein sequence is MSTDNHDQTKPCVSKPPARIELNADESAFDGRRIKKERTDVSHENGDGGIGAGGNDNNKQVQPSQRPAAGRFSNGFHDGDLLQDIIAAKFTTLANHGTTAKHDKIRLMIEDSISEESKTRIQEIFSRIEQLKIEEKLLLYLKLPLSLANTEGTVDPLRQPLNPLGNRYEIHQTIMWIKTHLEEDPDVSLPKQEVYDEYNMYCMRNSMKPLSTADFGKVMKQVYPRVRPRRLGTRGNSRYCYAGMRKKVKLDPPTLHNITGTQTGDDVDENITEEMLGAASTLIREWAESLLGLKFPTLSALARHLVDNLCVDIRSLAAVCILCASGDSNTSTNKESTTDLRVTPVSGKSGKLREAQLQLQRKLQQREHIRDQKHRHIDTVMQNQNKEKTVDNKPGVNKGNKKAKSNQSSQGTNISSGQNALAKFNLSAVVTNRQKKVLKANSQPCNISLESNCDNVVVQSIEDVQNNSNPSVVMTNCVNTQRDVKPKNSRKRANPIVLNQPSETSPEKQTKLTEQQLQENVEHSNVLLPKLTSIQRPSKISVILAGNLKPTKCKTNEAVSSQPKNCDMESSTCSKSCVKVNGCPSSFDPSLNTPEESAILTKDQIRLLQENSNLITKTGKLGSIDSDALDDYLNGGNNSQEQEEELLQYFQQSSSSSSDVEANAIAIDEQISRSDKVSQLRLILQQNLKAGTLHTSIDGIPAAIIRQSVEKREVTQKHNLILPTLLNHSNQGNTRRRVSFETNVVEHVQDSNVITNTVPQSPNTRRRIFNFTPISPGPHSPINGRASKSNSANASPFVSPRNTPVPRSRSNLQASSSRARAHKSLSRSISCSMPYTSKNDNFVVPTSGPELVRQASTPQLPLISTKSSEVQVGSSTTQVSITPKREGQGSQCATFLSSDLAPQKQLLINYPSQENLQEIKNVYQKSQPDQEISELFHGNKQFTNEIYRSQSVPIHRMVDPALMSPISTQHCLSTFQSQSFNPSTSSSIAPTPVPSEFNDFGSIGQPEGPSAYLLDDVDPNFISDDQHFLMSDKEITPENITNILNILDEDGAQSLQMLPEQPAEEGLIENNSLVLDALPNSNLNLSEEDMLDPSSVLDIPVGGALHKIIQSRSYPNTPLPVPVSTYTPSYTEDSNGSRSYPSTPLHTVQSQETYQETNEPMLSSPTLNSLNLHNETVNESASSSLCRNVVDLLEGSFLGETDTEANDLDPLDNFDGLQDVDSLTPLFNEVTESNR, encoded by the exons ATGAGTACTGATAACCATGATCAAACGAAGCCCTGCGTCAGCAAACCACCCGCAAGAATCGAGCTTAACGCCGACGAGAGCGCGTTCGACGGCAGGCGAATCAAAAAGGAACGAACTGACGTTTCCCACGAGAATGGTGACGGCGGCATCGGCGCCGGCGGTAACGATAATAACAAGCAAGTGCAGCCGAGTCAGCGACCGGCTGCCGGCAGATTTTCGAACGGCTTCCATGACGGCGACCTACTTCAAGATATCATCGCGGCCAAGTTCACGACCCTGGCGAATCATGGCACGACTGCCAAACACGACAAAATTCGCCTTATGATCGAAGATAGTATCAG TGAAGAATCAAAAACACGCATTCAGGAAATCTTCTCACGAATTGAACAACtgaaaatagaagaaaagttATTATTGTACCTGAAGCTTCCATTATCATTGGCTAATACAGAAGGAACAGTTGATCCTTTGAGGCAACCTTTAAACCCATTAGGAAATCGTTATGAGATTCATCAGACTATCATGTGGATTAAGACACACTTGGAAGAAGACCCTGATGTCTCTTTACCAAAACAGGAggtttatgatgaatataa CATGTATTGTATGCGGAATTCTATGAAACCCTTGTCAACTGCAGATTTTGGAAAAGTAATGAAGCAAGTTTATCCACGAGTTCGACCACGCAGATTAGGCACACGAGGCAATTCACGTTATTGTTACGCTGGAATGCGCAAGAAAGTCAAATTAGATCCTCCAACATTACACAATATAACTGGCACTCAGACT GGTGATGATGTAGATGAAAATATTACTGAAGAAATGTTGGGAGCTGCATCTACATTAATCAGAGAATGGGCAGAGAGCCTATTGGGCTTAAAATTTCCAACTTTGAGTGCCTTAGCACGTCATCTTGTCGATAATCTTTGTGTTGATATTCGATCTCTAGCTGCTGTATGCATATTATGCGCTTCAGGAGATTCTAATACATCGACAAATAAAG AGTCGACCACGGATTTGCGTGTAACACCTGTAAGTGGAAAATCTGGGAAACTCAGAGAAGCACAGTTACAGTTGCAACGAAAATTACAGCAGCGAGAACATATAAGGGATCAAAAACATCGTCATATTGATACTGTTATGCAG AATCAGAACAAAGAGAAGACTGTTGATAATAAACCTGGGGTAAATAAAGGAAATAAAAAAGCCAAGTCCAATCAGTCATCTCAAGGTACAAATATATCAAGTGGGCAGAATGCATTAGCTAAGTTCAATTTATCTGCTGTAGTAACCAACCGGCAGAAGAAAGTTCTTAAAGCTAATAGTCAGCCATGCAACATCTCCCTGGAATCCAACTGTGATAATGTAGTGGTACAATCGATCGAAGACGtacagaataatagcaaccctagTGTAGTGATGACCAACTGCGTAAATACACAGCGAGATGTCAAACCTAAAAATTCCAGAAAGCGTGCCAATCCAATCGTATTGAATCAGCCGTCAGAGACCAGCCCTGAGAAGCAAACGAAACTTACGGAACAGCAGTTGCAAGAGAATGTAGAGCATTCCAATGTATTGTTACCTAAGCTTACATCTATACAGCGTCCCAGCAAAATTTCAGTGATACTAGCTGGTAATTTGAAACCTACCAAGTGCAAAACAAACGAGGCTGTTAGTAGCCAGCCTAAAAACTGTGATATGGAATCATCAACATGTTCCAAAAGTTGTGTTAAAGTAAATGGTTGTCCTAGCAGTTTTGATCCTAGTTTGAACACGCCAGAAGAATCCGCGATTCTAACTAAAGATCAAATTCGATTGTTACAAGAAAATTCCAATCTTATAACGAAAACTGGGAAGCTTGGTTCCATTGATTCGGATGCATTGGATGATTATCTAAACGGTGGTAACAATTCCCAAGAACAAGAAGAAGAATTACTACAGTATTTTCAACAAAGTAGCTCATCGAGTTCAGACGTGGAGGCCAATGCTATTGCCATTGATGAACAGATATCGAGATCTGATAAAGTATCACAATTAAGATTAATATTACAACAGAATTTAAAAGCAGGCACTTTGCATACATCCATCGACGGAATCCCCGCAGCTATTATTCGACAGAGCGTTGAAAAACGCGAAGTTACTCAAAAGCATAACTTAATATTACCAACGTTGTTAAACCATTCTAATCAGGGTAATACCAGACGTAGAGTTAGTTTCGAGACAAACGTTGTGGAACACGTGCAAGATTCAAATGTCATTACTAATACAGTACCACAGAGTCCGAATACACGTCgtagaatatttaattttacGCCAATATCGCCAGGCCCGCATTCGCCCATTAATGGCCGCGCTTCTAAATCCAATTCTGCCAATGCCAGTCCTTTTGTTTCGCCGCGAAATACACCCGTTCCTCGCTCGAGAAGTAATCTACAAGCAAGTAGTTCTAGAGCTCGTGCCCATAAGTCATTGTCACGTTCAATATCCTGCAGCATGCCCTACACCAGCAAGAACGATAATTTTGTTGTGCCCACGAGTGGTCCGGAATTAGTTCGACAAGCATCTACGCCACAGTTACCCTTGATTTCTACTAAATCATCAGAAGTGCAAGTCGGTAGCAGCACAACGCAGGTTTCTATAACTCCAAAAAGAGAAGGACAGGGATCACAGTGTGCTACATTTCTATCGTCCGATTTAGCACCGCAGAAACAATTACTTATTAATTATCCAAGCCAAGAAAATCTGCAGGAAATTAAGAACGTTTATCAGAAAAGTCAACCGGATCAAGAAATCAGTGAACTGTTCCACGGTAATAAACAATTTACGAATGAAATTTATCGATCACAATCAGTTCCGATACATAGAATGGTCGATCCTGCATTAATGTCGCCCATTTCAACGCAGCACTGTTTGTCAACGTTTCAAAGTCAGAGTTTTAATCCGTCTACGAGTAGCTCTATAGCACCCACACCAGTACCTAGTGAATTCAACGACTTTGGATCGATTGGTCAACCCGAAGGACCTTCAGCGTATTTGCTCGACGATGTTGATCCAAATTTTATATCAGACGATCAACATTTTCTCATGAGTGACAAGGAAATCACTCCTGAGAACATAAcgaatatattaaatattttggaCGAAGATGGGGCGCAAAGTTTGCAGATGTTGCCAGAACAACCTGCAGAAGAAGGCTTAATAGAAAACAACTCGCTTGTATTAGATGCCTTACCAAATTCGAACTTGAATTTATCGGAGGAGGATATGTTGGATCCATCAAGTGTACTTGATATTCCCGTAGGTGGGGCTCTACACAAAATAATACAATCACGCTCCTACCCCAATACACCGCTACCTGTGCCAGTATCTACATATACACCATCGTATACAGAAGATAGTAATGGATCAAGATCATATCCTTCGACACCACTGCATACGGTTCAATCACAAGAGACTTATCAAGAGACTAATGAACCAATGCTTTCAAGTCCCACTTTAAACTCTTTAAACTTGCATAACGAAACTGTAAACGAGTCTGCTTCTAGCAGTTTGTGTAGGAACGTTGTGGACTTACTTGAAGGAAGTTTTCTAGGTGAAACCGACACAGAAGCAAATGATTTGGACCCACTTGACAATTTTGATGGACTACAAGATGTTGATTCGTTGACACCTTTGTTTAATGAAGTAACTGAATCTAATCGTTGA
- the LOC143184403 gene encoding uncharacterized protein LOC143184403 isoform X2 codes for MWIKTHLEEDPDVSLPKQEVYDEYNMYCMRNSMKPLSTADFGKVMKQVYPRVRPRRLGTRGNSRYCYAGMRKKVKLDPPTLHNITGTQTGDDVDENITEEMLGAASTLIREWAESLLGLKFPTLSALARHLVDNLCVDIRSLAAVCILCASGDSNTSTNKESTTDLRVTPVSGKSGKLREAQLQLQRKLQQREHIRDQKHRHIDTVMQNQNKEKTVDNKPGVNKGNKKAKSNQSSQGTNISSGQNALAKFNLSAVVTNRQKKVLKANSQPCNISLESNCDNVVVQSIEDVQNNSNPSVVMTNCVNTQRDVKPKNSRKRANPIVLNQPSETSPEKQTKLTEQQLQENVEHSNVLLPKLTSIQRPSKISVILAGNLKPTKCKTNEAVSSQPKNCDMESSTCSKSCVKVNGCPSSFDPSLNTPEESAILTKDQIRLLQENSNLITKTGKLGSIDSDALDDYLNGGNNSQEQEEELLQYFQQSSSSSSDVEANAIAIDEQISRSDKVSQLRLILQQNLKAGTLHTSIDGIPAAIIRQSVEKREVTQKHNLILPTLLNHSNQGNTRRRVSFETNVVEHVQDSNVITNTVPQSPNTRRRIFNFTPISPGPHSPINGRASKSNSANASPFVSPRNTPVPRSRSNLQASSSRARAHKSLSRSISCSMPYTSKNDNFVVPTSGPELVRQASTPQLPLISTKSSEVQVGSSTTQVSITPKREGQGSQCATFLSSDLAPQKQLLINYPSQENLQEIKNVYQKSQPDQEISELFHGNKQFTNEIYRSQSVPIHRMVDPALMSPISTQHCLSTFQSQSFNPSTSSSIAPTPVPSEFNDFGSIGQPEGPSAYLLDDVDPNFISDDQHFLMSDKEITPENITNILNILDEDGAQSLQMLPEQPAEEGLIENNSLVLDALPNSNLNLSEEDMLDPSSVLDIPVGGALHKIIQSRSYPNTPLPVPVSTYTPSYTEDSNGSRSYPSTPLHTVQSQETYQETNEPMLSSPTLNSLNLHNETVNESASSSLCRNVVDLLEGSFLGETDTEANDLDPLDNFDGLQDVDSLTPLFNEVTESNR; via the exons ATGTGGATTAAGACACACTTGGAAGAAGACCCTGATGTCTCTTTACCAAAACAGGAggtttatgatgaatataa CATGTATTGTATGCGGAATTCTATGAAACCCTTGTCAACTGCAGATTTTGGAAAAGTAATGAAGCAAGTTTATCCACGAGTTCGACCACGCAGATTAGGCACACGAGGCAATTCACGTTATTGTTACGCTGGAATGCGCAAGAAAGTCAAATTAGATCCTCCAACATTACACAATATAACTGGCACTCAGACT GGTGATGATGTAGATGAAAATATTACTGAAGAAATGTTGGGAGCTGCATCTACATTAATCAGAGAATGGGCAGAGAGCCTATTGGGCTTAAAATTTCCAACTTTGAGTGCCTTAGCACGTCATCTTGTCGATAATCTTTGTGTTGATATTCGATCTCTAGCTGCTGTATGCATATTATGCGCTTCAGGAGATTCTAATACATCGACAAATAAAG AGTCGACCACGGATTTGCGTGTAACACCTGTAAGTGGAAAATCTGGGAAACTCAGAGAAGCACAGTTACAGTTGCAACGAAAATTACAGCAGCGAGAACATATAAGGGATCAAAAACATCGTCATATTGATACTGTTATGCAG AATCAGAACAAAGAGAAGACTGTTGATAATAAACCTGGGGTAAATAAAGGAAATAAAAAAGCCAAGTCCAATCAGTCATCTCAAGGTACAAATATATCAAGTGGGCAGAATGCATTAGCTAAGTTCAATTTATCTGCTGTAGTAACCAACCGGCAGAAGAAAGTTCTTAAAGCTAATAGTCAGCCATGCAACATCTCCCTGGAATCCAACTGTGATAATGTAGTGGTACAATCGATCGAAGACGtacagaataatagcaaccctagTGTAGTGATGACCAACTGCGTAAATACACAGCGAGATGTCAAACCTAAAAATTCCAGAAAGCGTGCCAATCCAATCGTATTGAATCAGCCGTCAGAGACCAGCCCTGAGAAGCAAACGAAACTTACGGAACAGCAGTTGCAAGAGAATGTAGAGCATTCCAATGTATTGTTACCTAAGCTTACATCTATACAGCGTCCCAGCAAAATTTCAGTGATACTAGCTGGTAATTTGAAACCTACCAAGTGCAAAACAAACGAGGCTGTTAGTAGCCAGCCTAAAAACTGTGATATGGAATCATCAACATGTTCCAAAAGTTGTGTTAAAGTAAATGGTTGTCCTAGCAGTTTTGATCCTAGTTTGAACACGCCAGAAGAATCCGCGATTCTAACTAAAGATCAAATTCGATTGTTACAAGAAAATTCCAATCTTATAACGAAAACTGGGAAGCTTGGTTCCATTGATTCGGATGCATTGGATGATTATCTAAACGGTGGTAACAATTCCCAAGAACAAGAAGAAGAATTACTACAGTATTTTCAACAAAGTAGCTCATCGAGTTCAGACGTGGAGGCCAATGCTATTGCCATTGATGAACAGATATCGAGATCTGATAAAGTATCACAATTAAGATTAATATTACAACAGAATTTAAAAGCAGGCACTTTGCATACATCCATCGACGGAATCCCCGCAGCTATTATTCGACAGAGCGTTGAAAAACGCGAAGTTACTCAAAAGCATAACTTAATATTACCAACGTTGTTAAACCATTCTAATCAGGGTAATACCAGACGTAGAGTTAGTTTCGAGACAAACGTTGTGGAACACGTGCAAGATTCAAATGTCATTACTAATACAGTACCACAGAGTCCGAATACACGTCgtagaatatttaattttacGCCAATATCGCCAGGCCCGCATTCGCCCATTAATGGCCGCGCTTCTAAATCCAATTCTGCCAATGCCAGTCCTTTTGTTTCGCCGCGAAATACACCCGTTCCTCGCTCGAGAAGTAATCTACAAGCAAGTAGTTCTAGAGCTCGTGCCCATAAGTCATTGTCACGTTCAATATCCTGCAGCATGCCCTACACCAGCAAGAACGATAATTTTGTTGTGCCCACGAGTGGTCCGGAATTAGTTCGACAAGCATCTACGCCACAGTTACCCTTGATTTCTACTAAATCATCAGAAGTGCAAGTCGGTAGCAGCACAACGCAGGTTTCTATAACTCCAAAAAGAGAAGGACAGGGATCACAGTGTGCTACATTTCTATCGTCCGATTTAGCACCGCAGAAACAATTACTTATTAATTATCCAAGCCAAGAAAATCTGCAGGAAATTAAGAACGTTTATCAGAAAAGTCAACCGGATCAAGAAATCAGTGAACTGTTCCACGGTAATAAACAATTTACGAATGAAATTTATCGATCACAATCAGTTCCGATACATAGAATGGTCGATCCTGCATTAATGTCGCCCATTTCAACGCAGCACTGTTTGTCAACGTTTCAAAGTCAGAGTTTTAATCCGTCTACGAGTAGCTCTATAGCACCCACACCAGTACCTAGTGAATTCAACGACTTTGGATCGATTGGTCAACCCGAAGGACCTTCAGCGTATTTGCTCGACGATGTTGATCCAAATTTTATATCAGACGATCAACATTTTCTCATGAGTGACAAGGAAATCACTCCTGAGAACATAAcgaatatattaaatattttggaCGAAGATGGGGCGCAAAGTTTGCAGATGTTGCCAGAACAACCTGCAGAAGAAGGCTTAATAGAAAACAACTCGCTTGTATTAGATGCCTTACCAAATTCGAACTTGAATTTATCGGAGGAGGATATGTTGGATCCATCAAGTGTACTTGATATTCCCGTAGGTGGGGCTCTACACAAAATAATACAATCACGCTCCTACCCCAATACACCGCTACCTGTGCCAGTATCTACATATACACCATCGTATACAGAAGATAGTAATGGATCAAGATCATATCCTTCGACACCACTGCATACGGTTCAATCACAAGAGACTTATCAAGAGACTAATGAACCAATGCTTTCAAGTCCCACTTTAAACTCTTTAAACTTGCATAACGAAACTGTAAACGAGTCTGCTTCTAGCAGTTTGTGTAGGAACGTTGTGGACTTACTTGAAGGAAGTTTTCTAGGTGAAACCGACACAGAAGCAAATGATTTGGACCCACTTGACAATTTTGATGGACTACAAGATGTTGATTCGTTGACACCTTTGTTTAATGAAGTAACTGAATCTAATCGTTGA
- the Anchor gene encoding integral membrane protein GPR155 homolog anchor: protein MTIMEEAQFTTMENQPMDNLYLALIQCFAIILCGYIAGRFDVITKTEASGLNTFVGTFALPSLIFISLAKLDFSLVNWKFLLAVLLAKSCVFFIVLSVSIVIKRQSNLGCAALFAIFTTQSNDFAIGYPMIDALYGNTHPEYAAYLYLMAPISLAILNPIGFVLLEIGKRSNENHRSYREMITSILKGIALNPVIFMTVLGIVGNLIFSHEIPSVLATVLEVFGNAFSASALFLLGLMMVGKVHKLKGTALVIPGILISVKLLVLPLVIRESIILLHAGQNATDTQDLSTYGFLYGTIPTAPALFIFTLRYNLEIDLIASAMVACTFLSAPLMFVSAKLIDAVSSGISPDNYTHQLNIFSFDVSIASLAVCVWLIICFLGLGQKKHKSVTHRCTLCVIIAQLAIAVGVIIWTKLESHSSGSVLWYFQFILITTGVYASRIWTMAIAATLLYLSSRSLDFVQSIQKWFFPVGWGIPFLIAIILCSTITPKVSEFDYTNPNFQLGRIQAAISTVILIFCFIVTLGCLVLQQRYQRRNVSASYSNLADNAENSTSHRVVDRVVDVEDLVSSTSRTPIIGCEYADGCPNGICRSNNNDTDDCDLYLDNARNATDDPQILRHLVFLILLLCSMFIGLSISIGTLIMEQLTGIYAELAFLDVALNFGQSLIAFAIFGLDPGLGKLGCWIRKMCHKWRMGKELQLPSEDELSSEAKTIRDQFNRSHLAECRARIAICRRRLLRVYKGVFTGSDLVDWLLEAGIAQTRDDAIQYGRCLLDSRVLQHIDGTQHFYDQNLLYTFDA from the exons atgactataatggaaGAGGCACAATTTACAACCATGGAAAATCAGCCCATGGATAATCTGTATCTTGCACTGATTCAGTGCTTTGCTATTATATTATGCGG ATATATTGCTGGAAGATTTGATGTGATTACAAAGACAGAAGCAAGTGGTTTAAACACCTTTGTGGGAACATTTGCTTTGCCATCTCTGATCTTCATATCATTAGCTAAACTTGACTTCAGTCTGGTTAACTGGAAGTTCCTGCTTGCTGTTTTATTGGCTAAAAGTTGtgtattttttattgtactcagTGTATCTATAGTCATTAAAAGACAATCTAATCTAGGTTGTGCTGCACTTTTTGCTATATTTACCACTCAGAGTAATGATTTTGCTATTGGATATCCTATGA TTGATGCATTATATGGGAATACACATCCAGAATATGCAGCATATCTCTATCTAATGGCTCCTATATCACTAGCTATTTTAAACCCAATTGGTTTTGTATTATTAGAAATAggcaaacgtagtaatgaaaacCACAGAAGCTACAGAGAAATGATTACATCTATTCTAAAAGGAATCGCGCTAAATCCAGTAATTTTTATGACTGTACTCGGTATTGTAGGGAATCTTATTTTCAGTCATGAAATACCATCTGTACTTGCCACTGTTCTGGAAGTGTTTGGCAATGCTTTCTCAGCTAGTGCTCTCTTTCTCTTGGGGTTAATGATGGTTGGGAAAGTACACAAACTAAAAGGCACAGCTCTTGTTATACCTGGAATATTGATCTCGGTAAAATTGTTAGTGCTTCCATTGGTTATAAGAGAGTCTATCATTCTCTTACATGCTGGTCAAAACGCTACAGACACTCAAGATTTGAGTACATACGGATTTCTGTATGGTACCATACCAACAGCACCAGCCCTATTTATTTTTACTCTTCGATACAATCTCGAGATTGACTTAATTGCCTCAGCTATGGTTGCTTGTACATTCTTATCTGCTCCACTCATGTTTGTATCAGCGAAACTAATTGATGCAGTTTCCTCTGGAATTAGCCCAGACAATTACACACATCAGTTAAATATATTTTCCTTTGATGTGAGTATCGCTTCACTGGCTGTTTGCGTGTGGTTGATTATCTGTTTCCTTGGACTAGGGCAAAAGAAACATAAAAGCGTCACTCATCGATGCACTTTGTGTGTCATAATTGCACAG CTAGCTATAGCTGTGGGGGTAATTATCTGGACCAAACTTGAATCGCATAGCAGTGGATCAGTACTATGGTATTTCCAATTCATTTTAATCACTACGGGAGTATACGCTAGCCGCATATGGACAATGGCAATAGCAGCAACTTTACTGTATTTGAGTTCTCGCTCCTTGGACTTTGTACAAAGTATACAGAAGTGGTTCTTTCCTGTAGGATGGGg GATTCCATTTTTAATAGCAATTATATTGTGTAGTACAATAACTCCAAAAGTGTCTGAATTTGATTATACAAATCCAAATTTTCAGCTTGGTAGGATTCAAGCTGCAATATCTACTGTCATCTTAATATTCTGCTTCATTG TGACACTAGGATGCTTAGTATTGCAACAAAGGTATCAACGTCGAAATGTTTCGGCGTCTTATTCGAACTTAGCAGATAATGCGGAAAATTCTACTAGTCACAGGGTTGTAGACCGCGTCGTAGATGTTGAGGATCTCGTTTCGTCGACTTCTCGTACGCCCAT TATCGGCTGTGAATATGCAGATGGTTGCCCAAACGGAATATGTAGGAGTAATAATAACGACACAGATGACTGTGATTTGTATTTGGATAATGCAAGAAATGCAACAGATGACCCACAAATACTTCGTCATCTTGTATTTCTTATCTTATTGTTGTGTTCCATGTTTATC GGCTTATCTATATCAATTGGAACATTAATTATGGAACAATTAACTGGAATTTACGCAGAACTGGCGTTTCTAGATGTTGCTCTGAATTTTGGTCAGTCGTTAATTGCATTCGCTATCTTCGGATTGGACCCTGGCCTTGGAAAATTGGGATGTTGGATACGAAAGATGTGCCATAAATGGCGCATGG gaAAAGAATTGCAACTTCCTTCTGAGGACGAGCTGAGTTCTGAGGCGAAGACTATTCGGGATCAATTTAATCGTAGCCATTTAGCTGAATGTCGTGCTCGTATAGCCATATGTCGTAGACGCTTATTAAGGGTATACAAAGGTGTTTTTACTGGGTCTGATTTAGTTGATTGGCTACTCGAAGCTGGTATTGCACAAACTAGAGATGACGCTATTCAGTACGGTCGTTGCTTATTAGATAGTAGAGTGTTACAACATATCGATGGTACTCAGCATTTCTATGATCAAAATTTGCTTTACACTTTCGATGCCTAA
- the Elp5 gene encoding elongator complex protein 5 has protein sequence MTSIKTLPLLEGTKVIVLDEGVDAMYARKLIAGWIQMWKHKDPNYTIELLSFSDPKCTFQDEPEPFMSSNVNISDYYTVDINVIDIDAIREKDFDTLDHILKTMKVKSTVIIDCLTSLILFVGRSKALWFLERLSKLVPQVICVYRRDFIENKIPCIETLGTTYVRIEQFAGAPTINQFNYVVELIHRKIGGSILKQQELVIQNTTSYEIQSEKMMKQDKKLHLSENQKQKIESSFRIEMNESEMKQRREIVLPYIISTNSTNTSKIHYQPEDIDDIDEEDPDDDLCL, from the exons ATGACGTCTATAAAGACATTGCCTTTGTTAGAGGGCACGAAAGTGATCGTCCTTGATGAAG GAGTAGATGCAATGTATGCAAGAAAATTAATTGCAGGGTGGATACAAATGTGGAAACATAAGGATCCTAATTATACAATTGAATTATTATCATTTTCTGATCCAAAATGTACGTTCCAAGATGAACCTGAGCCTTTCATGTCAAGTAATGTAAacatttcagattattatacTGTTGATATAAATGTAATTGATATAGATGCCATTAGAGAGAAAGACTTCGATACTCTTGATCATATTTTAAAAACTATGAAAGTGAAATCCACAGTGATTATTGATTGCTTGACATCTCTGATTTTGTTTGTTGGTCGGTCAAAAGCTTTGTGGTTTTTAGAAAGATTAAGTAAGCTGGTACCACAAGTAATTTGCGTATATAGAAGGGATttcatagaaaataaaatacccTGTATTGAAACCTTAGGAACTACTTATGTAAGAATAGAACAATTTGCTGGTGCACCAACTATTAATCAATTTAATTATGTGGTAGAGCTTATTCATCGTAAAATAGGTGGTTCAATTCTAAAACAACAAGAATTAGTTATTCAGAATACTACATCTTATGAGATACAATCTGAAAAAATGATGAAGCAAGACAAGAAGTTACATTTGAGTGAAAAtcaaaaacaaaaaattgaatCTTCATTCAGGATAGAAATGAATGAAAGTGAAATGAAACAAAGAAGAGAGATTGTATTACCATACATAATTAGTACAAATTCAACAAATACATCTAAAATTCATTATCAACCAGAAGATATAGATGACATTGATGAAGAAGATCCAGATGATGACTTATGCTTATAA